The Candidatus Minimicrobia sp. QA0096 DNA segment CATGGCGAGTCTGTAGACTCTCCGTCAGATTCTCTCACTTGTCATGTTTGCTCCATAGATGCGTGTCTATGCTGATGAGTCGGAAACGACGAAAGCGAACAATTTACTCCAACACCACACATTCTTCAACTACAGGCGGATTTCCGTCGACAGAAATTGCCAGCATTTGCATATCACAGCTTCCATACTGCGCATTTTTGGCAATGAATATTTCAGCAGCAAAACGCATTTGTTGCTGTTTTTTATTTGTAATCGCCGCCAAGCCATCGCCAAAATTGTCATTTTTACGATATTTGACCTCTGTAAAATATAAAACATTATCTTTTTTACTAACAATATCAATTTCACAATATCGCGTTCGCCAATTCCGCTCTATAATCTCATGACCATCAGCGACCAACCAATCCGCCGCCGCTTGCTCACCTTTATCACCAGTTTGACGCGTTGTGTCTTTTTGCTGGTTTTTAGACTTTCCGTCGTCAGACGCATTTTGCGAATTCGCCCCAGTATTAGCATATTTAGCCAACGGCGCAAAACTCAATCGATGAAGTGGCGTTATGCCCAGATTATCAATAGCCGCTCGATGCTTCACCACACCATAACCAACGTGCGAAGAAAAATCATATCCCGGATAAATATTATCCTGCTTCGCCATAAATTTATCGCGAGCCACCTTAGCAATAATCGACGCCGCCGAAACGCTCGGAATCAGACCGTCGGCTTTCGCTATAATTGTTACATACTTTTCTAGCGGTGTGCCCGCCAAAAAATTGACCGTCCCATCGATAATAATCTCATCAAACTTCGAGCCATTTTTCTGACATTTCGCTTGAATTTCTTTGACTGCGCGCCGCGTCGCCAGTTTAAGCGCCTCGCTCATCCCTATTTCATCCAGCTCCTCAGCAGAAACCCAACCCAACGCCCAAGCCGATGTTTGCTCGCGAATTTCCTCATCAAGCAACTCACGTCGTTTTTTGGTCAATTTTTTACTATCATCCAGTCCTTCAATTTCAGCGCCACCCAAAACCACCGCGCCAATCACCAACGGTCCAGCCCACGCGCCGCGCCCGACTTCATCAATCCCCAGAATCACCTGACAATCTTCCCTTTTTCGTTATAAAATCCGCAATAGTCCAGCCAATCCAAACTGTTGCCGCGCCTAATGTATTCGCCAAAATATCCCAATTCGTGTCGTCCAATTTTATACTCGCCAAGCCCACCTTGACCATAAATAATTCCGCCAACTCATTAATACAACCCAGTGCCGAAACTAAAGCAAATACTGAAAACGCCATCACCAACCAGTGCGCCCGCCATTTCATCGACGAAACCAAATACACCCAGAACAGCCCCGTAAATAGACCGCCACCCACAAAGTGTGTCGTAAAACTAGTGTCCTGTCCGTCAATCAACGGCGATGGCAAATACCAAGATATGAAAAACAACAAACACGCTACGTAAAGTAGCCAGCGATATTTTTGCTCACTATCAAAGCCGTTTTTCTTCAAAGCATAAGGAGCCGCCACAGCCAAGGTCGTCGGAACAAGGACGGATATATAATGAAATATTGCCATATTGAGATTATAACATGAGAAAACCGCCTCAGATTAAGAGACGGTTTTTAATGATTAGCCAATTGACAATTACGCGTCTTTATGGCGAGCTGCAACTTCAGCAGCCTTAGCGTCAAGTTCAGCCTGAGCGGCATCTTTTTCAGCTTGTTTTGCAGCAGCAGCCTGAGCA contains these protein-coding regions:
- a CDS encoding ribonuclease HII, with amino-acid sequence MILGIDEVGRGAWAGPLVIGAVVLGGAEIEGLDDSKKLTKKRRELLDEEIREQTSAWALGWVSAEELDEIGMSEALKLATRRAVKEIQAKCQKNGSKFDEIIIDGTVNFLAGTPLEKYVTIIAKADGLIPSVSAASIIAKVARDKFMAKQDNIYPGYDFSSHVGYGVVKHRAAIDNLGITPLHRLSFAPLAKYANTGANSQNASDDGKSKNQQKDTTRQTGDKGEQAAADWLVADGHEIIERNWRTRYCEIDIVSKKDNVLYFTEVKYRKNDNFGDGLAAITNKKQQQMRFAAEIFIAKNAQYGSCDMQMLAISVDGNPPVVEECVVLE